The following coding sequences are from one Eucalyptus grandis isolate ANBG69807.140 chromosome 11, ASM1654582v1, whole genome shotgun sequence window:
- the LOC104420332 gene encoding MDIS1-interacting receptor like kinase 2, with protein MVNLTMLRLRDNNFLGILPPEINKIIHLSVLDLFNNELEGQLPENICLGGLLQNVTVHNNHFTGHIPKSLRNCTSLYRVRLEGNKLTGNVTEAFGVYPQLNFMDLSYNYLHGELSWKWGHCHNLTSLRISNNKISGEIPSIFGRMAQLQFLDLSANNLSGKIPRELGSLQLLLDLILNNNGITGDIPHQIGFLSRLEYLNLGSNNLSGAIPPQLSLCTNLLSLNLSQNKIERSIPFEIGNARFLRVLDLSQNLLMGRIPPNLGKLRVLETLNISHNGLSGSIPYSFADLWALISVDVSYNDLEGPLPNVKAFKEAPFEAVQHNKGLCGNKAGLQKCNISTMNKKHNQHGGARIFIIPVLSFLGFLVLSSFLIVLIIFNCHRRKIIKRERNVLTETNDLDFMHILSFDGKIFYERIMEATEGFDSKYYLGEGAYGVVYKADLPAGQTVAVKKITSSQEDETVNIIPFEREIEALQTIRHRNIVKFYGFCSHAHHRFLVYEYIERGSLRTILNDDDRASKLGWDKRINMVRAIADALSYMHHNCFPPLIHRDLTSNNILLDADFEAHVSDFGTARLLRPDSTNWTATAGTIGYIAPELAYTNIPTKKCDVYSFGVIVLEIIMGKHPGDYVSLVFSSTQSESQTPLKDVLDQRLLPPTNQHVQNVISIAALALACLRTNPQRRPTMTQVLQELRVQAPPVLPFFGVTLEQLRDLDGRNF; from the exons ATGGTCAATTTAACTATGTTACGCCTTAGAGATAACAACTTTCTTGGTATCTTGCCTCCCGAAATTAACAAGATCATTCATTTGAGTGTTTTGGATCTCTTCAATAATGAACTCGAAGGGCAGCTGCCGGAAAATATATGCCTGGGGGGATTATTGCAAAATGTCACTGTGCATAATAATCATTTCACAGGTCATATCCCTAAAAGCTTGAGGAATTGTACTTCATTATATAGAGTGAGGCTTGAAGGAAATAAACTTACTGGAAATGTAACAGAAGCTTTTGGAGTATATCCGCAACTGAATTTTATGGACTTGAGCTACAATTATTTGCATGGTGAACTTTCATGGAAATGGGGGCATTGCCACAATTTGACGAGCTTAAGGATATCGAACAATAAAATTTCCGGTGAGATACCCTCGATATTCGGAAGGATGGCTCAATTACAGTTTCTTGACCTTTCTGCAAATAATTTAAGTGGAAAGATTCCAAGGGAGTTGGGAAGCTTGCAACTACTATTAGATCTTATCCTTAACAACAATGGGATCACAGGTGATATTCCTCatcaaattggatttttatcTCGACTAGAATATCTCAACCTAGGATCAAACAATTTGAGCGGAGCCATTCCACCGCAGCTCAGCCTATGCACCAACTTGCTGAGCTTGAACTTGagccaaaataaaattgagagaaGCATTCCTTTCGAGATAGGCAATGCGCGATTCCTAAGGGTTCTTGATTTGAGTCAAAATCTATTGATGGGAAGAATACcaccaaatctaggaaaattgAGAGTCCTAGAAACCCTAAACATCTCCCACAATGGTCTCTCTGGTTCCATCCCATATAGTTTTGCTGACTTATGGGCATTAATTTCCGTTGATGTGTCCTACAATGACTTGGAAGGTCCTCTCCCAAATGTCAAAGCTTTTAAGGAGGCTCCATTTGAGGCAGTTCAGCATAACAAGGGGTTGTGTGGGAACAAGGCTGGATTACAGAAATGCAATATTTCTACCATGAACAAGAAACACAATCAACACGGTGGGGCTAGAATTTTTATTATCCCCGTTCTCTCATTCTTGGGATTCCTcgttctctcttccttcttgatCGTCCTCATAATCTTTAATTGCCATCGGAGAAAGATtatcaagagagagaggaatgtaTTGACAGAGACTAATGATTTAGATTTCATGCACATTCTGAGTTTTGATGGCAAAATTTTCTATGAGCGAATCATGGAGGCGACAGAAGGATTTGACTCCAAGTATTATTTGGGAGAAGGGGCGTATGGCGTTGTTTACAAAGCTGATCTACCCGCAGGTCAAACTGTTGCAGTCAAAAAAATTACATCGTCCCAGGAAGATGAGACCGTCAACATCATTCcttttgaaagggaaattgaAGCCTTACAAACTATTCGCCACCGCAACATCGTGAAATTTTATGGGTTCTGCTCTCATGCACACCATCGTTTTCTGGTATACGAGTACATCGAAAGAGGGAGcttgagaacaattttgaatgatgatgatagagCATCAAAGCTTGGCTGGGACAAAAGGATAAACATGGTTCGAGCAATTGCGGATGCGTTGTCGTATATGCATCACAACTGTTTTCCTCCATTGATCCATCGGGACTTGACCAGCAACAACATCTTGTTGGATGCTGATTTCGAGGCTCATGTTTCAGACTTTGGCACCGCAAGATTATTGAGGCCAGATTCCACCAACTGGACTGCAACTGCCGGCACCATTGGATACATCGCTCCAG AGCTAGCTTATACCAACATTCCGACCAAAAAATGTGAtgtatatagctttggagttATAGTACTGGAGATAATCATGGGAAAGCATCCAGGAGATTATGTCTCGTTGGTATTTTCATCCACTCAATCCGAGTCGCAAACCCCATTGAAGGATGTGCTGGACCA